The Deltaproteobacteria bacterium genomic interval CGTCACCGCGCTGTGGATCAGCCCGGTCGTCAAGAACGTCGAGGAGGACGCCGGCTTCTACAGTTACCACGGGTACTGGACCTACGATTTCTCGCGCACCAACCCCCACTTCGGCGACCTGCTGAAGCTTCGCGAGCTGGTCGACGTGGCGCACGAGCGCGGCATGCTCGTCATTTTGGACGTCGTCACCAACCACGTCGGCCAGCTGTTTTTTTACGACATCAACGGCAACGGCGAGCCGGACGAGTGGCTCAGCGGCGGAGGCACCAGCCACACCTGTGTGCAGGTGTGCAACAACCCCGCGCGCGCGAGCGAGTGCAGCGAGGACGAGCGCACCTACTGCGAAAAGGGCATCGAGTACTTCGAGCGCATCCTCGAATGGGATCCCGAGTACGACCCGCGCGGCATCCAAGGGTGGACGTCGGTCGGATTCAGCGGACCGGCCGACATCCGGTTTCCGCACTGGCCCGACAAGAACCGCACCGTGCCGCCGCGGCCGCCCGAGGCGCTCGGCTGGCCGGCGGACAAGCCGTGGTTCGACGATCCGAGCTGGTACAACCGGCGCGGCCGCGTGTACCTGTGGTGGCACGAAGGCGACTACTCGCGCGAGTTCGTCCGCCAGCAAGAGGTCTACGGCGACTTCCCGGGCGGGTTGAAGGACCTCAACACCGACCACCCCGACGTCAAGGACGCGCTGTACCAGGTGTTCGCCTACTGGCTGGACGTGGCCGACTTCGACGGCTTTCGCATCGACACGCTCAAGCACATGGATCGGCCCGATCTGGACGTCAACGACCGGGGCTTCCTCGGCGATTTCACGACCCGGATCCGGCGGCACGCCGCCGATGTCGGCAAGCACAACTTCTTCATCTTCGGCGAGGCGTTCGACGGCAACGACGAACTCAGCGGCGCCTACACGTTCGGCGGCACCGACGCCGACGGCGACTTCGGCCGGATGGACGGCACGTTCTACTTTTCACAGAAGTACCGGGTGATCGACGAGGTGTTCAAGTTCGGCGGGCCGACGCGCAACATCGAATGCATGTACCACTCGCGCATGGGCACGTCCCCCGGAATCGGCGCCGATTGGTGCGCCGCCAACGGGTTTCCCGCCGGGCCCACCTACTATGACAAGCCGCACGCCATGCCCGACGAGGGCGGCACCGGCCTGCCGCCGCAACAGACGCTGGTCAACTTCATCGACAACCACGACATCCCGCGGTTCTTGTTCGACAAGCCGGACCCGGCGGCGCTGCGCAACGCGATCTTCTTCCTGTTGACCTGGGATGGCATCCCGTGCCTGTACTACGGCACGGAGCAGGAGTTCGAGGGCGGCACCGATCCGAAGAACCGCGAGGACATGTTCCTCGGCAATCCGAAAAAGGGCTTCGCGCCGTTTGCGACCGACCACGACACGTTCCGCTACACGCGCGACCTGATCGCGCTGCGCAAGCAGCACGTGGCGCTGCGGCGCGGCCACGTCGACATCCGATGGTCGACGGTCAACCCGCGCGGCGCTCGCGACAGCGGCATCTTCGCATTCGAGCGGGTCCACGCCGACGAGACGCTGCTCGTGGTGATCAACACGGCCGAC includes:
- a CDS encoding DUF3459 domain-containing protein, whose amino-acid sequence is MTMTRSSRLVGRIAACLAAALAAGCSAPIAGDDLRDRPHQSNADIDWRDQIIYQIVVDRFENGDPNNDFNVQLSKPGKYHGGDWQGVIDRLDYLEELGVTALWISPVVKNVEEDAGFYSYHGYWTYDFSRTNPHFGDLLKLRELVDVAHERGMLVILDVVTNHVGQLFFYDINGNGEPDEWLSGGGTSHTCVQVCNNPARASECSEDERTYCEKGIEYFERILEWDPEYDPRGIQGWTSVGFSGPADIRFPHWPDKNRTVPPRPPEALGWPADKPWFDDPSWYNRRGRVYLWWHEGDYSREFVRQQEVYGDFPGGLKDLNTDHPDVKDALYQVFAYWLDVADFDGFRIDTLKHMDRPDLDVNDRGFLGDFTTRIRRHAADVGKHNFFIFGEAFDGNDELSGAYTFGGTDADGDFGRMDGTFYFSQKYRVIDEVFKFGGPTRNIECMYHSRMGTSPGIGADWCAANGFPAGPTYYDKPHAMPDEGGTGLPPQQTLVNFIDNHDIPRFLFDKPDPAALRNAIFFLLTWDGIPCLYYGTEQEFEGGTDPKNREDMFLGNPKKGFAPFATDHDTFRYTRDLIALRKQHVALRRGHVDIRWSTVNPRGARDSGIFAFERVHADETLLVVINTADAQDSETCAPAADGGACMTTSFAPGTTLVDVAPGPGNGDTFTVGAGGAVAVTVPPRGGRVLVAQ